Proteins encoded by one window of Numida meleagris isolate 19003 breed g44 Domestic line unplaced genomic scaffold, NumMel1.0 unplaced_Scaffold944, whole genome shotgun sequence:
- the LOC110392083 gene encoding olfactory receptor 10A7-like, translating to MHLVLLCFALVLLSLHCERFDCQMGFPRLFASATNWLKHPDFSVLTSPLALYPFDSSQMKPTEGRELENHTLLTEFVLSGLSSHPELQSLLFFTFCLIYTFTITGNLLIFLVTLHPTLHMPMYFFLRVLSFLDISTASIVVPKMLVNFRSEDRKISYVGCATQLYFVIFLGATECYILAAMAYDRYVAICNPLRYAIIMNRRASLSLVLLSYCSGNVVSVVQTAWVFTLPFCGPSKINYCFCDIPPLIVLSCTDTSMYEKQIVTATVLVIFTPFCLILVSYACIISSILKISSAEGRRKTFSTCSSHLIVITLYYGSGTLIYLRPKSGNSQDTKKVLALIYTAIIPTLNPLIYSLRNKEVKAVLIRIMSELMKK from the coding sequence ATGCATTtggttctgctttgttttgctttggttttacTTTCTTTGCATTGTGAACGTTTTGACTGCCAGATGGGTTTCCCAAGACTCTTTGCTTCAGCGACTAATTGGCTGAAGCACCCTGATTTCAGTGTACTGACTAGCCCTCTGGCACTCTATCCGTTTGATTCTTCCCAGATGAAGCCAACTGAAGGACGAGAACTAGAAAATCACACCCTTCTGACAGAATTTGTCCTCTCTGGATTGTCCAGCCACCCAGAACTGCAGAGCTTGCTGTTCTTCACGTTCTGCTTGATTTACACCTTCACCATCACTGGGAACCTTCTCATCTTCCTGGTCACATTGCATCCCACCCTCCATATGCCCATGTACTTCTTCCTCCGGGTCCTTTCCTTCCTGGATATTTCCACAGCATCCATAGTTGTCCCCAAGATGCTGGTAAACTTCCGGTCAGAGGACAGGAAAATTTCCTATGTGGGCTGTGCCACACAACTCTACTTTGTGATTTTCTTGGGGGCCACTGAATGCTACATTTTGGCAGCTATGGCCTATGACCGGTACGTGGCCATATGCAACCCCCTTAGATATGCCATCATAATGAACAGAAGAGCTAGTCTTTCCCTAGTCTTGCTGTCATATTGCAGTGGTAATGTAGTGTCTGTGGTACAGACAGCTTGGGTGTTCACACTGCCGTTTTGTGGGCCCAGCAAGATTAACTACTGCTTCTGTGATATTCCTCCACTCATTGTGCTCTCTTGCACTGACACCTCCATGTATGAAAAGCAGATAGTTACAGCCACGGTGCTAGTCATCTTTACACCGTTTTGTCTTATCCTGGTATCCTATGCCTGCATCATCTCCAGCATCCTCAAGATTTCCTCTGCAGAGGGCAGACGTAAGACCTTCTCCACCTGTTCTTCACATCTTATTGTTATAACGCTTTATTATGGCAGTGGGACTTTGATTTACTTACGGCCTAAGTCCGGTAATTCACAGGACACTAAGAAAGTCTTAGCTCTCATATATACAGCTATAATCCCCACACTAAATCCCCTGATTTACAGCCTGAGGAATAAGGAAGTGAAAGCAGTGCTAATCAGAATAATGTCTGAGCTGATGAAGAAATGA